A genomic segment from Pseudoduganella chitinolytica encodes:
- a CDS encoding acyl-CoA dehydrogenase: MSFQLDAATCREADVAGWLTPAQQALIHAQDWLRMLAPRACGGAELPLPDAVRLEEAIAAQDGSTGWVVTLCAGAGWFAGFLAPSVARAILATPNVCLAGSGAPTGYADRDGDGWRIAGRWDIASGAPMATHFTLNAVLRERGEILRDDAGQPRIRAFVVPARDVTVEPTWRSIGLRASASHAYRIDGARVPADHGFAIDPACATAPGPLYRFPFMPLAFVTLGANLLGMARHFLALARPLLGTRRHPSGAAMLEVPAVAARLAAAEAALAAGRARFYLLLDDAWAAALADTVIDAATLQGTSLQLVEACRTAVDTVYPFCGLQAAHADSDINRVWRDFHTATQHALLLPVD, from the coding sequence ATGAGTTTTCAACTCGATGCCGCCACCTGCCGCGAGGCGGACGTCGCCGGCTGGCTGACGCCCGCGCAGCAGGCCCTGATCCACGCCCAGGACTGGCTGCGCATGCTGGCGCCGCGAGCCTGCGGTGGCGCCGAGCTGCCGCTGCCGGATGCAGTGCGGCTGGAGGAAGCCATCGCGGCGCAGGACGGCAGCACCGGCTGGGTCGTCACGCTGTGCGCGGGCGCGGGCTGGTTTGCCGGCTTCCTGGCCCCATCCGTGGCGCGTGCGATTCTGGCCACGCCGAACGTGTGCCTGGCCGGCAGCGGCGCGCCGACGGGTTACGCCGACCGCGACGGCGACGGCTGGCGCATCGCGGGACGCTGGGACATCGCCAGCGGCGCGCCCATGGCGACTCACTTCACCCTGAATGCCGTGCTGCGCGAACGGGGTGAGATCCTGCGCGACGACGCCGGCCAGCCACGCATCCGCGCGTTCGTGGTGCCGGCGCGCGACGTGACCGTCGAGCCCACGTGGCGCAGCATCGGCCTGCGGGCATCCGCCTCCCATGCCTACCGCATCGACGGCGCCCGGGTACCGGCCGACCACGGCTTCGCGATCGACCCGGCCTGCGCGACGGCACCGGGGCCGCTGTACCGCTTCCCCTTCATGCCGCTGGCGTTCGTCACGCTGGGCGCCAACCTGCTCGGCATGGCACGCCACTTCCTGGCGCTGGCGCGGCCGCTGCTGGGCACGCGGCGGCATCCATCCGGTGCCGCCATGCTGGAAGTGCCCGCCGTGGCGGCGCGGCTGGCGGCGGCGGAAGCGGCGCTCGCCGCCGGGCGTGCGCGCTTCTACCTGCTGCTGGACGATGCCTGGGCGGCAGCGCTCGCGGACACCGTCATCGACGCGGCCACGCTGCAGGGCACGTCGCTGCAACTGGTCGAGGCATGCCGCACGGCCGTCGACACCGTCTACCCGTTCTGTGGCCTGCAGGCGGCGCACGCCGACAGCGACATCAACCGGGTCTGGCGCGACTTTCATACGGCCACGCAGCATGCGCTGCTGCTGCCGGTCGACTGA
- the dgt gene encoding dGTP triphosphohydrolase, with protein MYDRDTKDHAREQEQRILALEYRVHAQKDGRAEGREECMRDYARVLYSASFRRLQGKMQLLGVDANNFNRNRLTHSLEVAQIARSIAADLGLERSVVAETCALAHDIGNPPFGHYGERILNELGAGCGGFEGNAQAFRILRTLEKKHHAYAGLNLTVRSLAGITKYFHTRAQNPRKFLYDDDHAFLSGELARHGLAIRKSIDAQIMDLSDEIAYAAHDLEDALSFGIITWGEILHEFKISKDYAAAFQPFSRIAHGAHEEALKSEAQASSEEYSIVLRKEMTSQIVHELCRDIAVVDGEHGPELGYRSMGALATGLKSLLWRAILRKKDVQLYEKRGEKIIRGLFEVLTDKAYNKDNVLLPPELRCLQDSRERLVIDYIAGMMDSSAAQEYEKYFGKGSLDEIYWKAR; from the coding sequence ATGTACGACCGCGACACCAAAGACCATGCCAGGGAGCAGGAGCAGCGCATCCTGGCGCTCGAGTACCGCGTGCACGCGCAGAAGGATGGCCGCGCCGAGGGCCGCGAGGAATGCATGCGCGACTATGCGCGCGTGCTGTACTCGGCGTCGTTCCGCCGCCTGCAGGGCAAGATGCAGTTGCTGGGCGTGGACGCCAACAATTTCAACCGCAACCGCCTGACCCACAGCCTGGAGGTGGCGCAGATCGCCCGCTCGATCGCCGCCGACCTGGGGCTGGAGCGCAGCGTCGTCGCCGAGACCTGCGCGCTGGCGCACGACATCGGCAACCCGCCGTTCGGCCACTACGGCGAGCGCATCCTGAACGAGCTGGGCGCCGGCTGCGGCGGCTTTGAGGGCAACGCGCAGGCGTTCCGCATCCTGCGCACGCTGGAGAAGAAGCACCATGCCTATGCGGGCCTGAACCTGACGGTGCGTTCGCTGGCCGGCATCACCAAGTATTTCCATACGCGTGCGCAAAACCCGCGCAAGTTCCTGTACGACGACGACCATGCCTTCCTGTCCGGCGAGCTGGCGCGCCACGGCCTGGCGATCCGCAAGAGCATCGACGCGCAGATCATGGATCTCTCCGACGAGATCGCGTACGCGGCGCACGACCTGGAGGATGCGCTCAGCTTCGGCATCATCACCTGGGGCGAGATCCTGCACGAGTTCAAGATCAGCAAGGATTACGCCGCCGCGTTCCAGCCGTTCTCGCGGATTGCGCACGGCGCCCACGAGGAAGCGCTGAAGTCCGAGGCGCAGGCCAGCTCGGAGGAGTATTCCATCGTGCTGCGCAAGGAGATGACGTCGCAGATCGTCCACGAACTGTGCCGCGACATCGCCGTCGTCGATGGCGAACACGGCCCGGAGCTGGGCTACCGCTCGATGGGCGCGCTCGCCACGGGCCTGAAAAGCCTGCTGTGGCGCGCCATCCTGCGCAAGAAGGACGTGCAACTGTACGAGAAACGGGGCGAGAAGATCATCCGCGGCCTGTTCGAAGTATTGACGGACAAGGCCTACAACAAGGACAACGTGCTGCTGCCGCCCGAGCTGCGCTGCCTGCAGGACAGCCGCGAGCGCCTCGTGATCGACTACATCGCCGGCATGATGGATTCGTCCGCCGCGCAGGAATACGAAAAATACTTCGGCAAGGGCAGCCTGGACGAGATCTACTGGAAGGCCCGATGA
- a CDS encoding sodium:solute symporter gives MSPAFLFLVIFAYFALLLAVAWYTSRNADNDSFFIGNKRSHWGLVAFGMVGTTLSGVTFISVPGAVGRDGFGYLQITLGYVLGYLVTAGVLLPLYYRLRLTSIYHYLDVRLGRRAYQSGAAFFIVSRTLGATARLYLVVNILQATILDRLGVPFWATNLVILLMILLYTYEGGVRTIVWTDMLQTAGMLLGLVTCTWFVLDALQLDVPGSLARMQDAGLARVFDWNVDSPGYFWKQVVAGAFITIAMTGMDQEMMQKNISVRTLAGAQKNMLLLTFILVLVLALFLFLGALLHLYAGAAGIQATGDRLFPTIVMEHLPAAVQLVFFIGLVSALFPSADGAITALTSSFCIDLLGIQRKDGLAGDLHEATRKRWRHRVHLGFCALFLLLVMVFKWIDSASMIGVILKLAGYTYGPLLGLFGFGLLTRRAVRERWVPAVVLAGPALCALLEWQQGALFGSYRLGLELLLINGLFVLGGLWLISTPAPRDSAVPVAR, from the coding sequence ATGTCGCCCGCTTTTCTCTTCCTTGTCATCTTCGCGTATTTTGCCCTGCTGCTGGCCGTGGCCTGGTACACGTCGCGCAATGCCGACAACGACAGCTTTTTCATCGGTAACAAACGCTCGCACTGGGGCCTGGTCGCTTTCGGCATGGTCGGCACCACGCTGTCCGGCGTCACGTTCATCAGCGTGCCGGGAGCGGTGGGGCGGGACGGCTTCGGCTACCTGCAGATCACGCTGGGCTACGTGCTGGGCTACCTGGTGACGGCGGGCGTGCTGCTGCCGCTGTACTACCGGCTGCGCCTGACGTCGATCTACCATTACCTGGACGTGCGCCTGGGCCGGCGTGCCTACCAGAGCGGCGCGGCGTTCTTCATCGTTTCGCGCACCCTGGGCGCGACGGCGCGGCTGTACCTCGTCGTCAACATCCTGCAGGCGACGATCCTGGACCGCCTGGGTGTGCCGTTCTGGGCGACCAACCTCGTCATCCTCTTGATGATCCTGCTGTACACGTACGAGGGCGGGGTGCGCACGATCGTCTGGACCGACATGCTGCAGACTGCCGGCATGCTGCTGGGGCTCGTCACGTGCACGTGGTTCGTGCTCGATGCGCTGCAGCTGGACGTACCCGGCAGCCTCGCCCGGATGCAGGACGCCGGCCTGGCCCGGGTCTTCGACTGGAACGTGGACAGCCCCGGCTACTTCTGGAAGCAGGTGGTGGCGGGCGCCTTCATCACCATCGCGATGACGGGCATGGACCAGGAGATGATGCAGAAGAATATCTCCGTGCGTACCCTGGCGGGCGCGCAGAAGAACATGCTGCTGCTGACGTTCATCCTGGTGCTCGTGCTGGCGCTGTTTCTCTTCCTGGGCGCTCTGCTGCACCTGTACGCCGGCGCGGCCGGCATCCAGGCCACCGGCGACCGGCTGTTCCCGACCATCGTCATGGAGCACCTGCCGGCCGCGGTCCAGCTGGTCTTCTTCATCGGCCTGGTCAGCGCGCTGTTCCCCAGCGCCGACGGCGCCATCACGGCGCTGACGTCGTCGTTCTGCATCGACCTGCTGGGCATCCAGCGCAAGGATGGGCTGGCAGGCGACTTGCACGAAGCGACCCGCAAGCGCTGGCGCCACCGCGTGCACCTGGGCTTCTGCGCGCTGTTCCTGCTGCTGGTCATGGTGTTCAAGTGGATCGACAGCGCCAGCATGATCGGCGTGATCCTGAAGCTGGCCGGCTATACGTACGGCCCGCTGCTGGGATTGTTCGGCTTCGGCCTGCTGACGCGCCGCGCGGTGCGCGAGCGCTGGGTGCCGGCCGTCGTGCTGGCCGGGCCGGCGCTGTGCGCGCTGCTGGAGTGGCAGCAGGGCGCGCTGTTCGGCAGCTACCGCCTGGGCCTGGAACTCCTGCTCATCAATGGCCTGTTCGTGCTGGGCGGGCTGTGGCTGATCTCGACGCCGGCGCCGCGCGACAGCGCTGTCCCGGTGGCACGATAG
- the sppA gene encoding signal peptide peptidase SppA: MSRSVASYLRGGLSRTWRFIDASRRAVLNLIFLAIVLALLFAFFGGGAKPLGNKTMLVLNLNGQLVEQTPGGAKLAALANLDDDDRRRFVQLRDVLRVLDAAARDPQIAGAVLVMDEMEGGGQAMLREIAAGIDRFKASGKTVVAWGSSYNQRQYQVAAHASEVYLHPMGAVILDGFGQYRNYYRDALDKVGVTVNLIKVGTFKSAAEPFIGNGPSEAAREADAYLNNDLWARYMQEVETVRKLPKGTITRTIDTLPEGLQAVGGDLAKLAQQVKLVDGLKTRDQIRELVLQRGMPDAEGKSFRQVGFDEYLARLRQPMTGDAIGVVMAVGEIGDGIAPPGSIGGLSTANLIRLAREDKDIKAIVLRVDSPGGSAFGSELIRRELELTRAAGKPVVVSMGNVAASGGYWISMAADEVIADPTTITGSIGVFALFPTVDKVMDKVGIHSAGQPTTWLGDAGNPTRPLDPRFGQVLQASVSHVYGDFTRRVALARKSTPEKIDAVAQGRIWTGAQAKERGLVDTLGSFGDALKSAARRAKLTGGTRVVYIERAGSKFDKLVEFFGGSAAQAVAKALTQETGVALAPTGMPLGVATDVARELTWLNEMTDHRKPFMTLTHCLCTSPQ, translated from the coding sequence ATGTCCCGATCCGTAGCATCCTATCTGCGTGGCGGCTTGTCCCGCACCTGGCGCTTCATCGACGCCAGCCGCCGCGCCGTGCTGAACCTGATTTTCCTTGCCATCGTCCTCGCACTGCTGTTCGCGTTCTTCGGTGGCGGCGCCAAGCCGCTGGGGAACAAGACCATGCTCGTGCTGAACCTGAACGGCCAGCTGGTCGAGCAGACGCCGGGCGGCGCCAAGCTGGCCGCGCTGGCCAACCTGGACGACGACGACCGCCGCCGTTTCGTCCAGCTGCGCGACGTGCTGCGCGTGCTCGATGCCGCCGCGCGCGACCCGCAGATCGCCGGCGCCGTCCTCGTCATGGACGAGATGGAAGGCGGCGGCCAGGCCATGCTGCGTGAGATCGCGGCGGGTATCGACCGCTTCAAGGCCAGCGGCAAGACCGTCGTGGCGTGGGGCTCCAGCTACAACCAGCGCCAGTACCAGGTGGCGGCGCATGCCAGCGAGGTGTACCTGCATCCGATGGGCGCGGTCATCCTGGACGGTTTCGGCCAGTACCGCAACTACTACCGCGACGCGCTCGACAAGGTCGGCGTCACCGTCAACCTGATCAAGGTGGGCACGTTCAAGAGCGCCGCCGAGCCGTTCATCGGCAACGGTCCTTCCGAGGCCGCACGGGAGGCCGATGCTTACCTGAACAACGACCTGTGGGCCCGCTACATGCAGGAAGTGGAGACGGTACGCAAGCTGCCGAAGGGGACCATCACGCGCACCATCGACACGCTGCCGGAGGGCCTGCAGGCCGTCGGCGGCGACCTGGCCAAGCTGGCGCAGCAGGTGAAACTGGTCGATGGCCTGAAGACGCGTGACCAGATCCGCGAGCTGGTGCTCCAGCGCGGCATGCCGGATGCGGAAGGCAAGTCGTTCCGCCAGGTCGGCTTCGACGAATACCTGGCCCGCCTGCGCCAGCCGATGACGGGGGATGCGATCGGCGTCGTGATGGCCGTCGGCGAGATCGGCGACGGCATCGCGCCGCCCGGTTCCATCGGCGGCCTGTCCACGGCCAACCTGATCCGGCTGGCGCGCGAGGACAAGGACATCAAGGCCATCGTGCTGCGGGTCGACTCGCCCGGCGGCAGCGCCTTCGGTTCGGAGCTGATCCGGCGCGAACTGGAACTGACGCGCGCGGCCGGCAAGCCCGTCGTCGTCTCGATGGGCAACGTGGCCGCTTCCGGCGGCTACTGGATCTCGATGGCGGCCGACGAGGTGATCGCCGACCCGACCACCATCACCGGTTCGATTGGCGTGTTCGCGCTGTTCCCCACCGTGGACAAGGTCATGGACAAGGTGGGCATCCACAGCGCCGGCCAGCCCACAACGTGGCTGGGCGATGCCGGCAATCCCACCCGGCCGCTCGACCCGCGCTTCGGCCAGGTGTTGCAGGCTTCCGTCAGCCACGTCTACGGCGACTTCACGCGCCGCGTCGCGCTTGCCCGCAAGAGCACGCCGGAGAAGATCGACGCCGTGGCCCAGGGCCGCATCTGGACGGGCGCCCAGGCGAAGGAGCGGGGCCTGGTGGACACGCTGGGCAGCTTCGGCGACGCGCTGAAGTCGGCCGCGCGCCGCGCCAAGCTGACGGGCGGCACCCGCGTCGTCTACATCGAGCGCGCCGGTTCCAAGTTCGACAAGCTGGTGGAGTTCTTCGGCGGCTCGGCCGCGCAGGCGGTGGCCAAGGCGCTGACGCAGGAAACGGGCGTGGCCCTGGCGCCCACCGGCATGCCGCTGGGTGTGGCGACCGACGTGGCGCGCGAGCTGACCTGGCTGAACGAGATGACGGACCACCGCAAGCCGTTCATGACCCTGACCCACTGCCTGTGCACATCGCCGCAATAG
- a CDS encoding glutathione S-transferase family protein, translating to MLQLFGHPFSSYTQKVLVALYETALPFEFRWIGPDAPDGTDHGVEWLARWPLRKFPILVDGERTLAESSIIVEYLQLTYPAPVALLPADPLAALDVRFLDRFFDLHVMAPMQQAVDGALTGDPAKARDALALAVPKLERAYAWLEQHLAGRTWAAGEAFTLADCAAAPSLFYADWTHPIGEQYPQLRAYRARLLARPSFARAVEEARPFRAYFPLGAPERD from the coding sequence ATGTTGCAACTGTTCGGCCACCCGTTTTCGTCGTATACCCAGAAGGTCCTGGTGGCGCTCTACGAAACCGCGCTGCCGTTCGAGTTCCGCTGGATCGGGCCGGACGCGCCCGATGGCACCGACCATGGCGTCGAATGGCTGGCGCGCTGGCCGCTGCGCAAGTTCCCCATCCTGGTGGACGGGGAACGTACGCTGGCCGAGAGCAGCATCATCGTGGAGTACCTGCAGCTGACGTATCCCGCTCCGGTGGCGCTGTTGCCGGCCGATCCGCTGGCGGCACTGGACGTGCGCTTCCTCGACCGCTTCTTCGACCTGCACGTGATGGCGCCGATGCAGCAGGCGGTGGACGGCGCCTTGACGGGCGATCCGGCCAAGGCGCGCGATGCGCTGGCACTGGCGGTGCCGAAGCTCGAGCGCGCCTACGCATGGCTGGAACAGCACCTGGCCGGGCGCACGTGGGCGGCAGGCGAGGCCTTCACGCTGGCCGACTGCGCCGCCGCGCCGTCGCTGTTCTACGCCGACTGGACGCATCCGATCGGCGAACAGTATCCGCAACTGCGTGCTTACCGCGCGCGGCTGCTGGCGCGGCCGTCGTTCGCCCGCGCCGTCGAGGAAGCCCGCCCGTTCCGCGCCTATTTTCCGCTGGGCGCGCCTGAGCGGGATTAG
- a CDS encoding poly(ethylene terephthalate) hydrolase family protein yields the protein MSPPVVSFATPLATLFIAIALSSAAHADPGFAGLQPGPLAVGWKTVQQYDASRTYRGTIDAVTGQPVQGERARPIQTLIWYPARKGGEPVRYGDYLRTEATDEAFDLTTAQVEARVATARKELETRLGAGPAAAMLAQRMWAVRDAAPAAGKYPVVLYAPGVGGPGHEPADLGEYLASHGYIVIASRNLGARTRMLVPDTEGVETQMRDIQFLLSHARSLPQADMTQVAVAGWSWGGMTNVFAAERDQRIRALISLDGTREPEQTRRIDRHRITVPWLYIQRRPETVAELSKKGIDTSFSLLNEVAYADVYQVVMQPMQHADFSSAALREANPGYFREYSRAEVEQAYHWTARYMLQFLNATLKNDAAGKAFLGKAPAENGVPRHLALLRHTPARPGPVPNREGFTAALAQRGFGHATELYRELNQRNKAFVLSDHEINSWGYALLRQAGNVNDAIAMFTFGTTLYPDNANLFDSLGEAQEHTGNTAAAVTSYRRSLALDPGNVNAATRLATLAPAQASR from the coding sequence ATGTCCCCACCTGTCGTGTCCTTTGCCACACCCCTGGCAACGCTGTTCATCGCCATTGCCTTGTCCAGCGCTGCCCACGCCGACCCGGGCTTCGCCGGCCTGCAGCCCGGTCCGCTGGCGGTCGGCTGGAAAACTGTCCAGCAATACGACGCCAGCCGCACCTACCGCGGTACGATCGATGCCGTAACCGGGCAGCCCGTGCAGGGCGAGCGCGCCCGGCCCATCCAGACGCTGATCTGGTACCCGGCCCGCAAGGGCGGCGAGCCGGTGCGCTACGGCGACTATCTGCGCACCGAAGCGACCGACGAGGCGTTCGACCTGACGACCGCGCAGGTCGAGGCCCGGGTCGCCACGGCCCGCAAGGAACTCGAGACCCGCCTCGGCGCTGGCCCCGCGGCTGCCATGCTGGCCCAGCGCATGTGGGCCGTGCGCGACGCCGCGCCGGCGGCGGGCAAGTATCCGGTTGTCCTCTATGCGCCGGGTGTCGGCGGCCCCGGACACGAGCCGGCCGACCTGGGCGAATACCTTGCCAGCCACGGTTACATCGTCATCGCCAGCCGCAACCTGGGCGCGCGTACGCGCATGCTGGTGCCGGATACGGAAGGCGTCGAGACGCAGATGCGCGACATCCAGTTCCTGCTGTCCCATGCGCGCAGCCTGCCGCAGGCGGACATGACGCAGGTCGCGGTCGCCGGATGGAGCTGGGGTGGCATGACGAACGTGTTCGCGGCCGAGCGCGACCAGCGCATCCGCGCGCTCATCAGCCTCGACGGCACCCGCGAGCCCGAGCAGACCCGGCGCATCGACCGCCATCGCATCACCGTGCCGTGGCTGTACATCCAGCGCCGGCCGGAGACGGTCGCCGAGCTCAGCAAGAAGGGTATCGACACCTCGTTCAGCCTGCTCAACGAAGTGGCGTATGCGGATGTCTACCAGGTGGTCATGCAGCCGATGCAGCATGCCGATTTCTCGTCCGCCGCGCTGCGCGAGGCCAACCCCGGCTATTTCAGGGAATACAGCCGCGCCGAAGTCGAGCAGGCCTACCATTGGACGGCCCGCTACATGCTGCAATTCCTCAACGCGACGCTGAAAAACGATGCGGCCGGCAAGGCGTTCCTGGGCAAGGCACCGGCCGAGAATGGCGTGCCACGGCACCTGGCGCTGTTGCGGCACACGCCAGCGCGCCCCGGTCCGGTGCCGAACCGCGAGGGCTTCACGGCGGCGCTGGCGCAGCGTGGCTTCGGCCACGCGACCGAGTTGTACCGCGAGCTGAACCAGCGCAACAAGGCCTTCGTGCTGTCGGACCACGAGATCAACAGCTGGGGCTATGCGCTGTTGCGCCAGGCTGGCAACGTGAACGACGCCATTGCCATGTTCACGTTCGGCACCACGCTGTACCCGGACAACGCCAATCTGTTCGACAGCCTGGGCGAGGCGCAGGAACATACCGGCAACACGGCGGCGGCGGTGACGAGCTACCGGCGTTCGCTGGCGCTCGACCCCGGCAACGTCAATGCCGCCACGCGGCTGGCCACGCTGGCGCCGGCGCAGGCATCGCGCTAG
- a CDS encoding PhoX family protein — translation MSKISRPLEPEDFGTNRSGNPYIGDIVLAKRRAILTGGLVTVALSLFGCGGDGDSVPTTAPVTPTPPVEPAPPVIPANTLNFASVQRTPMIAGNELVVPPGYLWRALTKQGDPIGSKLGAPAFRSSAARRFDTTGAEAELQFGDNHDGLAFFPLPYGSPSGSNSSDRGLLAINHEAARANVISGFRFVGVTASTDPAKLDPAGETAVNPDVVRKQKAYHGVSVAEVYRDASGQWQVQRDSAYARKVHADTPIAIGGPARGHAAMRTSADPAGVLARGTLGNCGSGATPWGTYLTCEEDSHKNYFATREMNPKDPRFEDPRWARYNIVSGYARDYTWHFLDKRFDLAVEPNETNRFGWVVEIDPYDPDWQPVKRTALGRFAHENVAHLVNADRRVAFYMGDDQGFDYVYRFVTAKPMNPDDRKANRGLLDEGTLYVAKYNADGSGEWLPLVHGQNGLTAENGFPDQASVLIWARLAADRLGATQMDRPEWIASDPGSGWVYATMSNNTGRGSATAPGGTTAAPRAAQPKSATNPRDKNLHGHIIRMRDTGGDVTGTRFAWEMVVLAGTGKADTPGADNRGTINGDAFSSPDSVMFDAWQRLWIGTDAADGLKSSDWTGAGTDWSGLGGDVLLAMDTRTGQVKRFLLAPDGAEVCGAALTADGRALFVNIQHPGTEQPRDLAIEAMTWPDKVAVGDGGIVRSATVVITREDGGVIGI, via the coding sequence ATGAGCAAGATCTCCCGCCCGCTCGAACCCGAAGACTTCGGCACCAACCGTTCCGGCAACCCCTATATCGGCGATATCGTCCTGGCCAAACGCCGCGCGATCCTGACCGGCGGGCTGGTGACGGTAGCGCTATCACTGTTCGGTTGTGGCGGTGACGGCGACAGCGTGCCCACCACGGCGCCGGTCACGCCGACCCCGCCGGTCGAGCCGGCCCCGCCCGTCATTCCGGCCAATACGCTGAACTTCGCCAGCGTCCAGCGCACGCCGATGATCGCCGGGAACGAGCTGGTCGTCCCGCCGGGTTACCTTTGGCGCGCGTTGACGAAGCAGGGCGACCCGATCGGCAGCAAGCTGGGCGCCCCCGCGTTCCGCTCGTCGGCGGCGCGCCGCTTCGATACCACCGGCGCCGAGGCGGAACTGCAGTTCGGCGACAACCACGACGGCCTGGCCTTCTTCCCGCTGCCGTACGGCTCGCCGTCCGGCTCGAACAGCAGCGACCGGGGCCTGCTGGCGATCAACCACGAGGCGGCGCGCGCCAACGTCATCAGCGGCTTCCGCTTCGTCGGCGTTACGGCCAGCACGGACCCGGCCAAGCTCGACCCCGCCGGCGAGACGGCGGTGAACCCCGATGTGGTGCGCAAGCAGAAGGCGTATCACGGCGTGTCGGTGGCGGAGGTCTACCGCGACGCTTCCGGCCAATGGCAGGTGCAGCGCGACTCCGCGTATGCGCGCAAGGTCCATGCGGACACGCCGATCGCCATCGGCGGCCCGGCGCGCGGCCATGCGGCCATGCGGACGAGCGCCGACCCCGCGGGCGTGCTGGCGCGCGGCACCTTGGGCAACTGCGGCAGCGGCGCCACGCCATGGGGCACCTACCTGACGTGCGAGGAGGACAGCCACAAGAACTACTTCGCCACGCGCGAGATGAATCCGAAGGACCCCCGTTTCGAGGATCCGCGCTGGGCGCGCTACAACATCGTCAGCGGCTACGCACGCGACTACACGTGGCACTTCCTGGACAAGCGCTTCGACCTGGCCGTGGAGCCGAACGAAACCAACCGCTTCGGCTGGGTCGTCGAGATCGACCCGTACGACCCGGACTGGCAGCCCGTCAAGCGCACGGCGTTGGGCCGCTTCGCCCACGAGAACGTGGCGCATCTCGTCAATGCCGACCGCCGCGTGGCGTTCTACATGGGCGACGACCAGGGCTTCGACTACGTCTACAGGTTCGTCACCGCCAAGCCGATGAACCCGGACGACCGCAAGGCCAACCGCGGCCTGCTGGACGAGGGCACGCTGTACGTGGCGAAGTACAACGCGGACGGCAGCGGCGAATGGCTGCCGCTGGTGCACGGCCAGAACGGCCTGACGGCGGAAAACGGCTTCCCCGACCAGGCTTCGGTGCTGATCTGGGCGCGCCTGGCGGCCGACAGGCTGGGGGCGACGCAGATGGACCGGCCGGAATGGATCGCGTCGGACCCTGGCAGCGGCTGGGTCTACGCGACGATGTCGAACAACACGGGGCGCGGCAGCGCTACGGCACCGGGCGGCACCACGGCCGCGCCACGCGCCGCGCAGCCGAAGAGCGCGACCAACCCACGCGACAAGAACCTGCACGGCCACATCATCCGCATGCGCGACACCGGCGGCGACGTGACCGGCACCCGCTTCGCGTGGGAGATGGTCGTGCTGGCAGGCACGGGCAAGGCCGACACGCCGGGCGCCGACAACCGCGGCACGATCAACGGCGACGCCTTCAGTTCGCCCGACAGCGTGATGTTCGATGCCTGGCAGCGCCTGTGGATCGGCACCGATGCGGCCGACGGGCTGAAGTCGTCCGACTGGACGGGTGCAGGCACGGACTGGTCGGGCCTGGGCGGCGACGTCCTGCTGGCGATGGACACCCGCACGGGCCAGGTCAAGCGCTTCCTGCTGGCGCCGGACGGCGCCGAAGTGTGCGGTGCGGCGCTGACGGCCGACGGCCGCGCGCTGTTCGTCAACATCCAGCACCCCGGCACGGAGCAGCCGCGCGACCTCGCCATCGAGGCGATGACGTGGCCGGACAAGGTCGCCGTCGGCGATGGCGGCATCGTGCGCTCCGCAACCGTCGTCATCACGCGCGAGGACGGTGGCGTCATCGGCATCTGA